One Streptomyces drozdowiczii DNA segment encodes these proteins:
- a CDS encoding SDR family oxidoreductase produces the protein MTGDHANAPLNCLVTGASGYIGGRLVPELLAAGHRVRCLARTPEKLRDQPWAGDVETVRGDVTDAASLAPAMDGIDVAYYLVHALTTGAGFEETDRRAATAFAEQARAAGVGRIVYLGGLTPEGVPERELSPHLRSRAEVGRILLDSGVPTTALRAAVIIGSGSASFEMLRYLTERLPVMVTPSWVSTRIQPIAVRDVLRYLVGSAHMPRDVNRTFDIGGPDVLTYRDMMQRYAEVAELPHRLILPVPMLSPGLSSHWVGLITPVPASIARPLAESLRYEVVCREHDIAGYVPDGAGQPFTFDTALRLALQRIREARVTTRWSSASVPGVPSDPLPTDPDWAGGSLYEDVREREVNASPEALWRVVEGIGGEHGWYSFPLAWAVRGWLDRLVGGVGLRRGRRDTDRLRVGDSLDFWRVEEIEPGHLLRLRAEMRLPGPAWLEMYVERDGEGRSRYRQRALFHPRGLLGHAYWWSVSPFHAVVFGGMARNIARAAENRTSPERAVPAVSP, from the coding sequence ATGACGGGCGATCACGCCAACGCACCCTTGAACTGCCTGGTCACGGGCGCCAGCGGCTACATCGGCGGCCGCCTGGTCCCGGAGCTGCTGGCGGCCGGGCACCGGGTGCGGTGCCTGGCCCGCACCCCGGAGAAGCTGCGCGACCAGCCATGGGCCGGCGACGTCGAGACGGTACGCGGCGATGTCACGGACGCGGCCTCGCTCGCCCCGGCGATGGACGGCATCGACGTGGCGTACTACCTGGTGCACGCGCTGACGACCGGGGCCGGTTTCGAGGAGACCGACCGGCGGGCCGCCACCGCCTTCGCGGAGCAGGCGCGGGCCGCCGGTGTCGGTCGCATCGTCTATCTGGGCGGCCTCACGCCCGAGGGCGTGCCCGAGCGGGAGCTGTCGCCGCATCTGCGCTCCCGGGCCGAGGTCGGGCGCATCCTGCTGGACTCCGGCGTGCCGACGACCGCGCTGCGGGCGGCCGTCATCATCGGCTCGGGCTCCGCCTCCTTCGAAATGCTGCGCTATCTCACGGAGCGGCTGCCGGTGATGGTGACGCCGAGCTGGGTGTCGACGCGGATCCAGCCGATCGCCGTGCGCGATGTGCTGCGCTATCTGGTGGGCAGTGCCCACATGCCCCGGGACGTGAACCGCACCTTCGACATCGGCGGCCCGGACGTCCTCACGTACCGGGACATGATGCAGCGTTACGCGGAGGTGGCGGAGCTGCCGCACCGGCTGATCCTGCCCGTGCCGATGCTGTCACCGGGCCTGTCCAGCCACTGGGTCGGGCTGATCACGCCCGTGCCCGCGTCGATCGCCCGGCCGCTCGCCGAGTCCCTGCGGTACGAGGTGGTGTGCCGGGAGCACGACATCGCGGGGTACGTGCCCGACGGCGCGGGGCAGCCGTTCACCTTCGACACGGCGCTGCGCCTGGCCCTGCAACGGATCAGGGAGGCCCGGGTCACCACCCGGTGGTCCTCCGCCTCAGTGCCGGGCGTCCCCAGCGACCCGCTGCCCACGGACCCGGACTGGGCGGGCGGCAGCCTGTACGAGGATGTGCGGGAGCGCGAGGTGAACGCGTCGCCGGAGGCCCTGTGGCGGGTGGTGGAGGGCATCGGCGGGGAGCACGGCTGGTACTCGTTCCCGCTGGCCTGGGCGGTGCGCGGCTGGCTGGACCGGCTGGTGGGCGGGGTCGGCCTGCGGCGCGGCCGGCGCGACACGGACCGGCTGCGGGTGGGCGACTCGCTGGACTTCTGGCGGGTCGAGGAGATCGAGCCGGGGCACCTGCTGCGGCTGCGGGCGGAGATGCGGCTGCCGGGCCCGGCCTGGCTGGAGATGTACGTGGAGCGGGACGGGGAGGGCCGGTCGCGCTACCGGCAGCGGGCCCTGTTCCATCCGCGCGGGCTGCTCGGGCACGCCTACTGGTGGAGCGTCTCCCCGTTCCACGCGGTGGTGTTCGGCGGGATGGCGCGCAATATCGCGCGGGCGGCGGAGAACCGGACGTCACCCGAACGGGCGGTACCGGCGGTGTCGCCCTGA
- a CDS encoding DUF4389 domain-containing protein, giving the protein MTDAQWSPGPRAGDADEFRPVLDVVEPARQRRLTVFFRLLLLVPHFVVLFFLEIAAFFTVVFGWFAALALGRLPGPVYRFLAQVLAYRTRVGASAMLLVDSYPPFSLSQPPDHPVRIDVRPTRLNRLAVFFRLILVVPAAIVQGLATSGWSALAVLWWLITLILGRMPRPLFEATAATLRYEMRVSAYFSLLSPAYPKGLFGDDDLSVPQGRPRSATRPLVMSSAGKALVVLFLVLGLVGGATTSVTRSASDGDDYSMRA; this is encoded by the coding sequence ATGACCGACGCCCAGTGGAGCCCGGGGCCGCGCGCCGGGGACGCCGACGAGTTCCGGCCCGTGCTGGACGTCGTGGAACCGGCCCGTCAGCGGCGGCTCACCGTCTTCTTCCGGCTGCTCCTGCTGGTCCCGCACTTCGTCGTGCTGTTCTTCCTGGAGATCGCGGCCTTCTTCACCGTCGTGTTCGGCTGGTTCGCCGCCCTGGCGCTCGGCCGGCTGCCCGGACCCGTCTACCGCTTCCTCGCCCAGGTCCTGGCCTACCGGACCCGGGTCGGCGCGAGCGCCATGCTCCTCGTCGACAGCTACCCGCCGTTCAGCCTGTCCCAGCCGCCGGACCACCCCGTCCGCATCGACGTCCGCCCCACGCGGCTGAACCGGCTCGCCGTGTTCTTCCGGCTGATCCTGGTCGTCCCCGCCGCGATCGTGCAGGGCCTCGCCACGTCCGGCTGGTCCGCCCTGGCCGTCCTGTGGTGGCTCATCACGCTGATCCTGGGCCGCATGCCCCGCCCGCTCTTCGAGGCCACCGCGGCCACCCTGCGCTACGAGATGCGGGTCTCCGCCTACTTCTCGCTGCTCAGCCCCGCCTACCCCAAGGGGCTCTTCGGCGACGACGACCTCTCCGTACCGCAGGGCCGGCCGCGCTCCGCCACCAGGCCGCTGGTCATGAGCAGCGCGGGCAAGGCCCTGGTGGTCCTCTTCCTGGTCCTCGGGCTGGTCGGCGGTGCCACGACGTCCGTGACCCGCTCCGCATCGGACGGCGACGACTACAGCATGCGCGCGTAA
- a CDS encoding DinB family protein, whose protein sequence is MTWTAPSATRTPGSLVAPEREMLTGYLGWFRSTLLQKCAGLTGEQLAERTVEPSNLSLLGLVRHMAKVERTWFRQRFAGQDLEPLYDLAKGKDADFEDLDPATAAEDYARLVEECRLADEIVAGASLDDTFTHNGEVLSLRLVHVHMIGEYARHIGHADLVRERLDGVTGA, encoded by the coding sequence ATGACTTGGACCGCACCCTCAGCCACCCGTACGCCCGGCTCGCTCGTCGCCCCCGAACGGGAGATGCTCACCGGCTATCTCGGCTGGTTCCGCTCCACCCTCCTCCAGAAGTGCGCCGGGCTCACCGGTGAACAGCTCGCCGAACGGACGGTGGAGCCCTCGAACCTGTCCCTGCTGGGGCTCGTACGCCACATGGCCAAGGTCGAACGCACCTGGTTCCGGCAGCGGTTCGCCGGGCAGGACCTGGAGCCCCTGTACGACCTCGCCAAGGGCAAGGACGCGGATTTCGAGGACCTGGATCCCGCCACGGCCGCCGAGGACTACGCCCGGCTGGTCGAGGAGTGCCGGCTCGCCGACGAGATCGTCGCCGGGGCCTCGCTGGACGACACCTTCACCCACAATGGGGAGGTGTTGTCGCTGCGTCTCGTCCACGTCCACATGATCGGGGAGTACGCGCGCCACATCGGCCACGCCGACCTGGTGCGGGAGCGGCTCGACGGGGTCACCGGGGCCTGA
- a CDS encoding DUF4230 domain-containing protein, with protein MTSTDSATEPSTKPGPADDGRRRRRWGRAAALTAAALALLFLGTRLSLLPGLGDIFGEETHDRSGPAVLKSIQDMSRYEAAAGNFQVVVDLEKDTKYVPDVIRGSRTLYVGAGTVSAYVDLGRVTSGGVVVNKDRTTAELRLPHAVLGKPALDPDRSYAVSKQRGLLDRLGDFFSDNPGSEQAVNKLAAAHIGDAAKESGLAQRAEKNTTAMLKGLLESLGFEQVTVVYGTEGTGGS; from the coding sequence ATGACCTCCACCGACTCGGCGACAGAACCGTCCACGAAGCCCGGCCCGGCCGACGACGGCCGGCGCCGCCGTCGCTGGGGCCGTGCGGCTGCCTTGACCGCCGCCGCGCTCGCCCTGCTGTTCCTCGGTACCCGCCTCAGCCTGCTGCCCGGCCTGGGCGACATCTTCGGCGAGGAGACCCACGACCGCTCCGGCCCCGCGGTGCTCAAGTCGATCCAGGACATGAGCAGGTACGAGGCGGCGGCCGGCAACTTCCAGGTCGTGGTCGACCTGGAGAAGGACACCAAGTACGTCCCCGACGTGATCCGGGGCAGCCGCACGCTGTACGTGGGCGCCGGCACCGTCTCCGCCTACGTCGACCTCGGACGGGTGACGAGCGGGGGAGTGGTCGTGAACAAGGACCGCACCACCGCCGAACTCCGGCTCCCGCACGCCGTCCTGGGCAAGCCGGCGCTCGACCCCGACCGCTCCTACGCGGTGTCCAAGCAGCGCGGCCTCCTCGACCGGCTCGGCGACTTCTTCTCCGACAACCCGGGCAGTGAGCAGGCGGTCAACAAGCTGGCCGCCGCCCACATCGGCGACGCGGCCAAGGAGAGCGGCCTCGCGCAGCGCGCCGAGAAGAACACCACCGCGATGCTCAAGGGCCTGCTCGAATCCCTGGGCTTCGAGCAGGTCACGGTTGTCTACGGCACCGAGGGCACCGGGGGCTCCTGA
- a CDS encoding nitroreductase family deazaflavin-dependent oxidoreductase codes for MPLQGEYEPSPSQWVRDQVEQYESSGGTEGTTMRGMPVIVLTTVGAKTGKIRKTPLMRVEHDGRYAVVASQGGAPTHPVWYHNLKADPRAELQDGPARADMTAREVTGAEKEQWWERAVEAFPDYADYQKKTDRQIPVFVLEPVDGSH; via the coding sequence ATGCCTCTCCAGGGCGAGTACGAGCCGAGCCCCTCCCAGTGGGTTCGCGACCAGGTCGAGCAGTACGAGAGCTCGGGCGGCACGGAAGGGACGACGATGCGCGGCATGCCCGTCATCGTCCTGACCACCGTGGGCGCCAAGACCGGGAAGATCCGCAAGACGCCCCTGATGCGCGTCGAGCACGACGGCCGGTATGCGGTGGTCGCCTCCCAGGGCGGCGCCCCGACCCACCCCGTCTGGTACCACAACCTCAAGGCCGACCCGCGCGCCGAGCTCCAGGACGGCCCGGCCCGGGCCGACATGACGGCCCGTGAGGTCACCGGCGCGGAGAAGGAGCAGTGGTGGGAGCGCGCCGTCGAGGCGTTCCCCGACTACGCCGACTACCAGAAGAAGACGGACCGGCAGATCCCCGTGTTCGTACTGGAGCCGGTGGACGGGAGCCACTGA
- a CDS encoding DUF6221 family protein, translating into MTTDNSDLVAFVRARLDEEEDLARAAGGDAWRCPAESPGEIHDRGGAIAFTLRTHGHAYDRHIVRQDPARTLQRIETNRVLLDEYAEVAALDVDRPQRDFASGRAFGLGFVVRQLAAENAGHPDYLVKWLPRFTQ; encoded by the coding sequence ATGACGACAGACAACTCCGACCTCGTCGCCTTCGTCAGGGCGCGCCTCGACGAGGAAGAAGACCTCGCCCGGGCGGCCGGCGGCGACGCCTGGCGGTGCCCGGCCGAGTCGCCCGGCGAGATCCACGACCGGGGCGGCGCGATCGCCTTCACCCTGCGCACGCACGGCCACGCCTACGACCGGCACATCGTCCGCCAGGACCCGGCCCGGACGCTCCAGCGCATCGAGACCAACCGGGTCCTCCTGGACGAGTACGCCGAGGTCGCCGCGCTCGACGTGGACCGCCCGCAGCGCGACTTCGCGTCCGGCCGGGCCTTCGGCCTGGGCTTCGTGGTCCGGCAGCTGGCCGCCGAGAACGCGGGCCACCCCGACTACCTGGTGAAGTGGCTGCCCCGGTTCACCCAGTGA
- a CDS encoding DUF6381 family protein: MSVADETGGRAERIRAKAEEMRETAERTADPQERQRLRDKARRLQERSDQVTTKGDHGTNAL, from the coding sequence ATGAGCGTTGCGGACGAGACCGGCGGCCGGGCCGAGCGCATCCGGGCGAAGGCCGAGGAGATGCGGGAGACCGCCGAACGCACGGCGGACCCGCAGGAGCGGCAGCGCCTCCGGGACAAGGCCCGCCGGCTCCAGGAGCGGAGCGACCAGGTGACCACCAAGGGCGACCACGGGACGAACGCGCTCTGA
- a CDS encoding GlxA family transcriptional regulator yields the protein MSTAHRVVIAVFPGVDLLDVSGPAEVFALANRVSGGHDRYEVRLAGPEAGEVRTSAGVRLLADLTFGEVGREVDTLLVPGAVDISDDGPVARIDADIVAWVKETAPHARRVASVCVGAHLLAAAGLLDGKTATTHWSTAAQLAAAHPEVTVDADPIFVRADRGRVWTGAGISACLDLALALVAEDLGEDTALAVARQLVMYLKRQGGQSQFSVPLSRPAASRREIDALRLWIADHLDEDLSAPVLAARMCLSERHFARVFKQETGVSPAAYVESARVEAARRLLETTDDPLDRVASAAGLGSAETLHRVFRRQIATTPAAYRRRFRTHAA from the coding sequence ATGTCCACCGCACACCGCGTCGTCATCGCGGTCTTCCCCGGCGTCGATCTGCTCGACGTCTCAGGCCCCGCCGAGGTCTTCGCCCTGGCCAACCGGGTGTCCGGGGGCCACGACCGCTACGAGGTCCGGCTCGCCGGGCCCGAGGCGGGCGAGGTCCGGACCTCGGCCGGGGTGCGGCTGCTGGCCGACCTCACCTTCGGCGAGGTGGGCCGGGAGGTCGACACCCTGCTGGTGCCCGGCGCGGTCGACATCAGCGACGACGGGCCCGTCGCCCGGATCGACGCGGACATCGTGGCCTGGGTGAAGGAGACCGCCCCGCACGCCCGCCGGGTGGCGTCCGTGTGCGTCGGCGCGCATCTGCTGGCCGCCGCCGGGCTCCTGGACGGGAAGACGGCGACGACGCACTGGTCGACCGCCGCCCAGCTCGCCGCCGCGCACCCGGAGGTCACGGTGGACGCGGATCCGATCTTCGTACGCGCCGACCGGGGCCGGGTGTGGACCGGTGCCGGCATCAGCGCCTGCCTGGACCTCGCGCTCGCCCTGGTGGCCGAGGACCTGGGCGAGGACACCGCGCTCGCCGTGGCACGCCAGTTGGTGATGTACCTCAAGCGGCAGGGCGGACAGAGCCAGTTCTCCGTGCCCCTGAGCCGACCGGCCGCCTCCCGGCGCGAGATCGACGCGCTGCGGCTGTGGATCGCGGACCACCTCGACGAGGACCTGTCCGCACCGGTGCTCGCGGCGCGGATGTGCCTGAGCGAGCGCCACTTCGCCCGGGTCTTCAAACAGGAGACCGGTGTCTCGCCGGCCGCCTATGTGGAGTCCGCCCGCGTCGAGGCGGCGCGCCGGCTCCTGGAGACCACCGACGACCCGCTCGACCGGGTGGCATCCGCCGCCGGGCTCGGGTCGGCGGAGACCCTGCACCGCGTGTTCCGGCGGCAGATCGCCACCACACCGGCCGCCTACCGCCGTCGCTTCCGCACCCACGCGGCCTGA
- a CDS encoding cysteine hydrolase family protein — protein sequence MTTNQPSATLREVSGLDARLPRLSESVLILIDVQNTYRTGVMALEGAEEAVAACARLLERARAAGTPVIHVIHDGGEGSPYDIREHIGALSDEVAPREGEAVVVKQFPNSFYRTELEKTLTALGAEPGSGKDLVLAGFMAHMCVTHTAQGAFNLGYRPAVVAEATATRSLPAPDGTVVAASALKTAALTAIGDLFAPVAPTVDDIPA from the coding sequence ATGACCACGAACCAGCCCTCCGCGACCCTCCGCGAGGTCTCCGGCCTGGACGCCCGTCTGCCCCGGCTGAGCGAATCCGTCCTGATCCTCATCGACGTCCAGAACACCTACCGCACCGGCGTGATGGCCCTGGAAGGCGCCGAGGAGGCCGTCGCGGCCTGCGCCCGGCTGCTGGAGCGGGCCAGGGCCGCCGGCACCCCGGTCATCCACGTCATCCACGACGGCGGCGAGGGCTCCCCGTACGACATCCGCGAGCACATCGGCGCCCTCAGCGACGAGGTGGCGCCCCGGGAGGGCGAGGCGGTGGTGGTCAAGCAGTTCCCGAACTCCTTCTACCGCACGGAGCTGGAGAAGACCCTCACCGCCCTGGGCGCGGAGCCCGGCAGCGGCAAGGACCTGGTGCTCGCCGGGTTCATGGCCCACATGTGCGTCACGCACACCGCCCAGGGCGCGTTCAACCTGGGCTACCGGCCCGCCGTCGTCGCCGAGGCCACGGCCACCCGCAGCCTGCCCGCGCCCGACGGCACGGTGGTGGCGGCGAGCGCGCTGAAGACCGCCGCGCTCACCGCCATAGGCGACCTGTTCGCGCCGGTCGCCCCCACGGTGGACGACATCCCGGCCTGA
- a CDS encoding DUF4232 domain-containing protein: MSVKRGDGGAGQVYYELTFVNKSGHSCTLNGFPGVSLIQRDGQVIGAPAKRDGASHGATELASGKTAHVVLHTLNQGIADGGCWKQGAYLRVYPPGSKEALTLRDPQIRVCGGRFTTTSVER; the protein is encoded by the coding sequence ATGAGCGTGAAGCGCGGCGACGGGGGCGCCGGGCAGGTCTACTACGAGCTCACGTTCGTGAACAAGTCCGGGCACTCCTGCACCCTCAACGGCTTCCCCGGCGTCTCCCTGATCCAGCGTGACGGCCAGGTCATCGGCGCTCCGGCCAAGCGTGACGGCGCCTCGCACGGGGCGACGGAACTGGCTTCCGGCAAGACGGCGCACGTCGTGCTGCACACGCTGAACCAGGGCATCGCGGACGGCGGCTGCTGGAAGCAGGGCGCCTATCTGCGGGTGTACCCGCCGGGCTCCAAGGAGGCGCTGACCCTGCGCGACCCGCAGATCCGCGTCTGCGGCGGCCGCTTCACGACCACGTCGGTCGAGCGCTGA
- a CDS encoding DUF2945 domain-containing protein, whose product MNDFAVGDHVRWNSEAGHVEGVITEKHTSDVEFKGRTRRCSKDEPQYEIKSDKTGHLAMHKGSALKKT is encoded by the coding sequence ATGAACGATTTCGCCGTCGGGGACCATGTGCGATGGAACTCCGAAGCCGGTCATGTCGAAGGCGTCATCACGGAGAAGCACACGAGCGACGTCGAGTTCAAGGGACGCACCCGGCGTTGCAGCAAGGACGAACCGCAGTACGAGATCAAGAGCGACAAGACCGGCCACCTCGCCATGCACAAGGGCAGTGCGCTGAAGAAGACCTGA
- the sigJ gene encoding RNA polymerase sigma factor SigJ, with product MSTPSEPDLSAVIGERRQLMNLAYRMLGSVAEAEDAVQETYARWYGMSPEQRDAVASPGAWLTTVASRVCLDVLGSARVRRERYVGEWIPEPLPDRSEWVGGRAEGGRDDRADPADRVTLDESVNMAFLVVLEAMTPAERVTFVLHDVFRYPFAEVADIVGRSAPACRQLAASARRRLRDARADAVPAAGQAVLVRAFKDAWEAKDIGALIGLLDPEAAMITDGGGLAGAALRPVEGAERIAQYLVHFADKVPELLLLERTVNGRPGLVAQHAGVTVTVAAFGLAGERVHRIWAVRNPEKLRPWPGHGGPGAPSPS from the coding sequence ATGAGCACACCTTCCGAGCCGGACCTGAGCGCCGTCATCGGCGAGCGGCGTCAGCTGATGAACCTCGCCTACCGGATGCTCGGTTCGGTCGCCGAGGCGGAGGACGCCGTACAGGAGACGTACGCCCGGTGGTACGGGATGTCACCGGAGCAGCGGGACGCCGTCGCGTCGCCCGGGGCGTGGCTGACGACGGTGGCCAGCCGGGTCTGCCTCGATGTGCTGGGCTCGGCGCGGGTCAGGCGGGAGCGCTACGTCGGCGAGTGGATACCGGAGCCGCTGCCGGACCGCTCCGAGTGGGTCGGCGGTCGCGCCGAGGGCGGCCGCGACGACCGTGCGGACCCCGCGGACCGGGTCACCCTGGACGAGTCCGTGAACATGGCCTTCCTGGTGGTCCTGGAGGCCATGACCCCGGCCGAGCGGGTGACGTTCGTGCTGCACGACGTGTTCCGTTACCCCTTCGCGGAGGTGGCGGACATCGTCGGCCGGAGCGCCCCCGCCTGTCGGCAGCTCGCCGCTTCGGCCCGTCGGCGCCTCCGGGACGCGCGCGCCGATGCGGTCCCGGCGGCCGGACAGGCGGTCCTGGTGCGGGCGTTCAAGGACGCCTGGGAGGCCAAGGACATCGGGGCGCTCATCGGCCTCCTCGACCCGGAGGCGGCGATGATCACCGACGGCGGCGGGCTGGCCGGGGCGGCCCTGCGCCCGGTCGAGGGCGCCGAGCGGATCGCCCAGTACCTGGTCCACTTCGCGGACAAGGTGCCCGAGCTCCTGCTGCTGGAACGCACGGTGAACGGGCGTCCCGGCCTGGTCGCCCAGCACGCCGGGGTCACGGTCACCGTGGCGGCGTTCGGTCTCGCCGGGGAGCGTGTGCACCGCATCTGGGCGGTGCGCAATCCGGAGAAGCTGCGCCCCTGGCCCGGGCACGGCGGGCCGGGGGCGCCGTCCCCGTCGTAG
- a CDS encoding ATP-grasp domain-containing protein, translating into MSPQRKNIFVLGLDEANLPTLNAVPDAGGYRFHPLLTIEELQGGEVSVADLMDRARAVLDAHEGTVDAIVGYWDFPVSTLVPMLGREYGTRTTSLESVVKCEHKYWSRLEQKKATDALPGFGRVDLDSDDPQPPEGVGFPMWLKPALAYSSELAYGVKDMTEFRAAVETIRKGIGRVGKPFDEVLELLDLPPEMEGVGGQVCLAEEAMTGIQVAVEGYANDGEVTVYGVLDSINYPDSPCFLRHQYPSTLPPAVVHQLHEVSERTIRQIGMDAATFSIEYFYDPKTGRVSLLEINPRHSQSHAELFHYVDGVPNHHRMIRLALGEDPVVPGGDGPYRMAAKWYYRWFGEGTVREVPTPERIAAIEREIPGVRIDMVPSEGQKLSTVPQQDSYSYEIAHIFTGADDEEGLRRKFDQCVAALGLTFEDTAPGGRDVKAS; encoded by the coding sequence GTGTCCCCACAGCGCAAGAACATCTTCGTACTCGGTCTGGACGAGGCGAACCTGCCGACCCTGAACGCCGTCCCCGACGCCGGCGGCTACCGGTTCCACCCCCTGCTGACCATCGAGGAGTTGCAGGGGGGTGAGGTGTCGGTGGCGGATCTGATGGACCGGGCCCGCGCGGTGCTCGACGCGCACGAGGGCACCGTCGACGCGATCGTCGGCTACTGGGACTTCCCCGTCAGCACCCTCGTACCGATGCTCGGCCGCGAGTACGGCACCCGCACCACCAGCCTGGAATCCGTCGTCAAGTGCGAGCACAAGTACTGGAGCCGGCTGGAGCAGAAGAAGGCCACCGACGCCCTGCCCGGCTTCGGCCGGGTCGACCTCGACAGCGACGACCCGCAGCCGCCCGAGGGCGTCGGCTTCCCCATGTGGCTCAAGCCGGCCCTCGCCTACTCCTCGGAACTCGCCTACGGCGTCAAGGACATGACGGAGTTCCGGGCCGCCGTGGAGACCATACGCAAGGGCATCGGCCGGGTCGGCAAACCCTTCGACGAGGTCCTGGAACTCCTCGACCTGCCGCCGGAGATGGAGGGTGTCGGCGGACAGGTCTGCCTCGCCGAGGAGGCCATGACCGGTATCCAGGTCGCCGTCGAGGGTTACGCGAACGACGGCGAGGTCACCGTCTACGGGGTGCTCGACTCCATCAACTACCCCGACTCCCCGTGCTTCCTGCGCCACCAGTACCCGAGCACCCTGCCCCCGGCGGTGGTCCACCAGCTGCACGAGGTCAGCGAGCGGACCATCCGCCAGATCGGCATGGACGCCGCCACGTTCAGCATCGAGTACTTCTACGACCCGAAGACCGGCCGGGTCAGCCTGCTGGAGATCAACCCGCGCCACTCCCAGTCCCACGCGGAGCTCTTCCACTACGTCGACGGCGTCCCCAACCACCACCGGATGATCCGCCTCGCCCTCGGCGAGGACCCCGTGGTGCCCGGCGGCGACGGCCCGTACCGCATGGCCGCCAAGTGGTACTACCGCTGGTTCGGCGAGGGCACGGTCCGCGAGGTCCCCACGCCGGAGCGGATCGCGGCCATCGAGCGCGAGATACCCGGCGTACGCATCGACATGGTGCCGTCCGAGGGCCAGAAGCTCTCCACCGTTCCCCAGCAGGACAGCTACAGCTACGAGATCGCCCACATCTTCACCGGAGCGGACGACGAGGAGGGTCTGCGGCGCAAGTTCGACCAGTGCGTCGCCGCGCTCGGCCTCACCTTCGAGGACACCGCACCGGGCGGCCGCGACGTCAAGGCGTCGTGA
- a CDS encoding PP2C family protein-serine/threonine phosphatase — protein MTHSPTSDGERLMHGFLAEVHATAPTDLPALVNRYAGLLGLRRVEIYIVDLQQQRLSPLSGEAQLHVDASLAGSAFRSLALRVETTDTESLIAWLPLVDGVERLGVIGVQVDALDRTLLERCASLASVLAMAITSKRAFSDRFVQRTRTETMTLPAEMVRTLLPPRAVGEDRALSTAVLEPAYELGGDAFDHSLTESTLHAVILDAMGHNLASGLTSAIAIAGCRSARRKGSGLRELVRTVDDALAEWLPDQFCTGVALQLDMSSGILSWINCGHPAPLLIRENRVLDNALDRPGEPPLGTPGVISEAERVVHEVPLLPGDRILLYTDGVTEARMADGTQFGLNRFTASIIRATAAGEPASEALRQLIHSIREYQHDRLSDDATIMMLEWRPNPRKN, from the coding sequence ATGACACACTCCCCCACCAGTGACGGCGAACGGCTGATGCACGGCTTCCTGGCGGAGGTGCACGCGACCGCGCCGACCGATCTGCCGGCGCTGGTCAACCGGTACGCCGGTCTGCTGGGGCTGCGCCGGGTGGAGATCTACATCGTCGACCTCCAGCAGCAGCGCCTCTCCCCGCTCTCGGGCGAGGCGCAGCTCCATGTGGACGCGTCACTGGCCGGTTCGGCCTTCCGCTCGCTCGCGCTGCGCGTCGAGACGACGGACACCGAGTCGCTGATCGCGTGGCTGCCGCTGGTGGACGGGGTGGAGCGGCTGGGGGTCATCGGGGTCCAGGTGGACGCGCTGGACCGGACGCTGCTCGAACGGTGCGCGAGTCTGGCGTCCGTCCTGGCGATGGCGATCACGTCGAAGCGGGCGTTCAGCGACCGGTTCGTGCAGCGCACCCGTACGGAGACGATGACGCTGCCCGCCGAGATGGTGCGGACCCTGCTCCCGCCGCGGGCGGTCGGTGAGGACCGGGCGCTGTCCACGGCGGTGCTGGAGCCGGCGTACGAGCTGGGCGGCGACGCCTTCGACCACTCGCTGACGGAGTCGACGCTGCACGCGGTCATCCTCGACGCGATGGGCCACAACCTGGCGTCCGGGCTGACCAGCGCGATCGCGATCGCCGGCTGCCGCAGCGCCCGGCGCAAGGGGTCGGGGCTGCGGGAGCTGGTCCGGACGGTGGACGACGCGCTGGCGGAGTGGCTGCCCGACCAGTTCTGCACCGGCGTCGCGCTGCAACTGGACATGTCCAGCGGCATCCTGAGCTGGATCAACTGCGGCCACCCGGCGCCGCTGCTGATCCGCGAGAACCGCGTCCTGGACAACGCTCTCGACCGCCCCGGCGAACCGCCTCTGGGCACCCCCGGCGTGATCTCCGAGGCGGAACGGGTGGTCCACGAGGTGCCGCTGCTGCCGGGTGACCGGATCCTGCTGTACACGGACGGGGTGACCGAGGCCCGCATGGCGGACGGCACGCAGTTCGGCCTGAACCGCTTCACGGCCTCGATCATCCGCGCCACGGCCGCCGGGGAGCCCGCGTCGGAGGCCCTGCGGCAGCTCATCCACTCCATCCGCGAGTACCAGCACGACCGGCTGAGCGACGACGCCACGATCATGATGCTGGAGTGGCGCCCGAACCCCCGGAAGAACTAG